The Mixta hanseatica genome includes a region encoding these proteins:
- the can gene encoding carbonate dehydratase, producing the protein MKDIDTLISNNREWSKLLVEEDPGFFERLALAQKPRFLWIGCSDSRVPAERLTGLEPGELFVHRNVANLVIHTDLNCLSVVQYAVEVLEVEHIIICGHYGCGGVQAAVENPELGLINNWLLHIRDLWYKHSSLLGELPPEKRFDKLCEINVMEQVYNLGHSTILQSAWKRGQKVTIHGWVYGIHDGCLRDLEVTATNRELLEQRYRHGIANLLNHPESHR; encoded by the coding sequence ATGAAAGATATTGATACACTCATCAGCAACAACCGCGAATGGTCCAAACTTCTGGTTGAAGAAGACCCGGGCTTCTTTGAGCGCCTTGCTCTGGCGCAAAAACCGCGCTTTTTATGGATTGGCTGTTCCGATAGCCGCGTTCCGGCCGAGCGCTTAACCGGCCTGGAGCCAGGCGAGCTGTTTGTTCACCGTAACGTAGCGAACCTGGTGATTCATACCGACCTCAACTGTCTCTCCGTGGTGCAATACGCGGTAGAGGTGTTAGAGGTGGAACATATCATCATTTGTGGACACTACGGATGCGGTGGCGTACAGGCGGCGGTGGAAAACCCGGAACTGGGCCTAATCAACAACTGGCTGCTGCATATCCGTGATTTGTGGTACAAGCATAGCTCGTTACTTGGCGAACTGCCGCCAGAGAAACGCTTTGATAAGCTTTGTGAAATCAACGTTATGGAGCAGGTATATAACCTGGGCCACTCAACCATTCTGCAATCAGCGTGGAAACGCGGGCAGAAAGTGACCATTCACGGCTGGGTGTACGGCATCCACGATGGCTGCCTGCGCGATCTGGAAGTGACCGCCACCAACCGCGAACTGCTTGAACAGCGTTACCGTCACGGCATTGCTAACCTGCTGAATCACCCTGAAAGCCATCGCTAA
- a CDS encoding DeoR/GlpR family DNA-binding transcription regulator translates to MKGQSRLDQIMDYLKGHNLVTVDQLVTAISASPATIRRDLIKLDREGVISRTHGGVTLNRFIPEQPTTSEKIQRNLAEKQAIARAAAARVKAGDAVVLDAGTTMLELARQLTHLPLRVITADLHIALFLSGFRQIEVTIIGGRIDDSSQSCIGEHGRRLLRTLHPDIAFVSCNSWSLEKGITTPTEDKAGLKQDLLLNARQRVLLADSSKYGSWSLFCVTPLQALTEVVTDNRLSEEAQALLEGQEFALTLADPLAR, encoded by the coding sequence ATGAAAGGACAAAGTCGCCTTGACCAGATTATGGATTACCTGAAAGGGCATAATCTGGTTACCGTTGATCAATTGGTGACGGCCATTTCCGCCTCGCCCGCCACTATCCGCCGCGATCTGATTAAACTGGATCGGGAAGGCGTTATTAGCAGGACGCACGGCGGCGTGACGTTAAACCGTTTTATTCCTGAGCAGCCTACTACCTCTGAAAAAATCCAGCGCAATCTGGCTGAAAAGCAGGCCATTGCGCGTGCTGCGGCTGCGCGGGTCAAAGCGGGCGATGCGGTAGTACTGGATGCGGGCACCACCATGCTGGAGCTGGCGCGTCAGTTAACGCACCTGCCGCTGCGGGTGATTACCGCCGATCTGCATATCGCGCTGTTTCTTTCCGGTTTCCGGCAAATTGAAGTGACGATCATTGGCGGTCGCATTGATGATTCCAGTCAGTCGTGCATTGGCGAACATGGGCGCCGCCTGTTGCGTACGCTTCATCCTGATATTGCCTTTGTCAGCTGCAATTCATGGAGCCTGGAAAAAGGGATCACTACGCCTACGGAGGATAAAGCCGGACTGAAGCAGGATCTGCTGCTTAACGCCCGTCAGCGTGTGTTGCTGGCGGACAGCAGTAAATATGGTTCCTGGTCGTTGTTTTGCGTGACGCCGTTGCAGGCGTTAACGGAAGTGGTTACCGATAACAGGTTAAGTGAAGAGGCGCAGGCATTGCTCGAAGGGCAAGAGTTTGCATTGACGCTGGCGGATCCGCTGGCGCGATAA
- the dtnK gene encoding D-threonate kinase, with translation MKTIVIADDFTGANDTGVQLAKKGARTEVMLFAGQQPSRRADVLVINTESRALSPSDAAKAVTQALAGWKQQDLLIYKKIDSTFRGNVGVEIEAALHASGKGLALIAAAIPGAGRTTLNGECLVHQVPLAQTEFASDPRTPINSSRIKTILQQQSGLPVTEVALPAVRSGELAALLRQYQHQAPAMIVVDALTEQDLSVIAEAALSLAETPLLVGAAGLAAALPASACITTHLALPVLVLAGSMSEATRRQVALAISQQRAQVVEIDVAQLLKDESPVVSELVQQATSLLAAGQHTILRTSRSEADRHQIDRLCQHMQLSRAALGERLSQRLGKLTLAIIESTRIGGLFLTGGDIAIAVAKALGAEGYRIQQEVAPCIPCGALINSEIDDLPVITKAGGFGTESALCDALSFIEEMYSDH, from the coding sequence GGTGTTCAGCTGGCGAAAAAGGGCGCGCGCACCGAGGTGATGCTTTTTGCAGGGCAGCAGCCGTCACGTCGCGCCGATGTGCTGGTGATTAATACCGAGAGTCGCGCCCTCAGCCCATCTGACGCAGCGAAGGCGGTAACGCAGGCGTTAGCCGGCTGGAAACAGCAGGATCTGCTGATTTACAAAAAAATCGATTCAACTTTTCGCGGCAACGTGGGCGTGGAAATTGAAGCGGCATTGCACGCCAGCGGTAAAGGACTGGCGCTGATCGCCGCGGCGATCCCGGGCGCTGGCCGCACCACGCTTAATGGGGAATGCCTGGTGCATCAGGTGCCGCTGGCGCAAACCGAGTTTGCCAGCGATCCGCGCACGCCGATCAACTCTTCACGCATTAAAACCATTTTGCAGCAGCAAAGCGGGCTGCCGGTGACTGAGGTCGCATTGCCTGCGGTGCGCAGCGGCGAGTTGGCCGCGCTGCTGCGGCAATATCAGCATCAGGCGCCAGCAATGATCGTGGTGGATGCGCTAACCGAACAGGATCTGTCGGTGATTGCCGAAGCGGCTCTTTCGCTGGCGGAAACTCCGTTGCTGGTGGGCGCAGCGGGACTGGCTGCAGCGTTGCCTGCCAGCGCCTGCATCACAACTCATCTGGCCTTACCTGTGCTGGTGCTCGCTGGCTCAATGAGCGAGGCGACGCGTCGGCAGGTGGCGCTGGCTATCAGTCAGCAACGCGCGCAGGTGGTGGAGATCGATGTGGCGCAGCTGCTGAAGGATGAATCTCCCGTTGTTAGCGAGCTGGTGCAACAGGCGACTTCGCTGCTTGCTGCCGGTCAGCACACTATTTTACGCACCAGCCGTAGCGAAGCGGATCGCCATCAAATCGATCGGCTCTGTCAACATATGCAGCTCAGCCGGGCGGCGCTGGGTGAGCGGCTCAGCCAACGGCTGGGGAAACTGACGTTGGCGATCATTGAAAGTACGCGTATCGGCGGACTGTTTCTGACGGGCGGCGACATCGCCATCGCGGTGGCAAAGGCATTAGGCGCAGAAGGTTATCGCATTCAACAAGAAGTCGCGCCCTGCATACCCTGCGGCGCATTGATTAATAGTGAAATTGATGATTTGCCGGTGATTACCAAAGCTGGCGGATTTGGTACAGAGAGTGCGCTTTGTGACGCGCTCTCGTTTATTGAGGAGATGTACAGTGACCACTAA
- the speD gene encoding adenosylmethionine decarboxylase gives MQKLKLHGFNNLTKSLSFCIYDICYANSEAERDGYIAYIDEQYNANRLTEILTETCSIIGANVLNIARQDYEPQGASVTILVSEEPIDPKDIDNSEHPGPLPGSVVAHLDKSHICVHTYPESHPEGGLCTFRADIEVSTCGVISPLKALNYLIHQLESDIVTVDYRVRGFTRDVNGVKHFIDHEINSIQNFMSEDMKTMYDMVDVNVYQENIFHTKMLLKEFDLKHYLFNTRPEDLSPQEHKRITDLLWKEMREIYYGRNIPSLGLKTQ, from the coding sequence TTGCAAAAGCTGAAACTACATGGCTTCAACAACCTGACAAAAAGCCTGAGTTTTTGTATCTACGACATTTGCTATGCGAACAGTGAGGCCGAACGCGATGGTTATATTGCTTATATTGATGAGCAATACAACGCTAACCGCCTGACTGAAATCCTGACCGAGACCTGCTCAATTATCGGCGCCAACGTGCTGAATATTGCGCGTCAGGATTATGAACCGCAGGGTGCCAGCGTCACCATTCTGGTTAGCGAAGAGCCGATCGATCCGAAAGATATTGATAATTCGGAGCATCCCGGTCCGCTGCCTGGTTCAGTGGTCGCCCACCTGGATAAAAGTCATATTTGCGTCCATACCTACCCGGAAAGCCATCCCGAAGGCGGATTATGTACTTTCCGCGCCGATATCGAAGTTTCCACCTGCGGCGTGATTTCACCGCTTAAAGCGCTGAACTATCTTATCCACCAGCTGGAATCGGATATCGTTACCGTTGATTATCGCGTACGCGGCTTTACCCGTGACGTTAACGGCGTGAAGCACTTTATCGATCATGAGATCAACTCAATACAGAACTTTATGTCGGAAGATATGAAGACGATGTATGACATGGTCGATGTGAACGTTTATCAGGAAAATATCTTTCACACCAAGATGTTGCTGAAAGAATTCGATCTCAAACATTACCTGTTCAACACCAGACCGGAAGACCTGAGCCCGCAAGAACATAAGCGGATCACCGATCTGTTGTGGAAGGAGATGCGTGAAATCTATTATGGCCGGAATATCCCTTCCCTGGGCCTGAAAACGCAGTAA
- a CDS encoding ABC transporter ATP-binding protein has product MTYALELEKLTKTYPGGVQALKGIDLAVEAGDFYALLGPNGAGKSTTIGIISSLVNKSGGRVRVFGYDLEKDVVNAKRQLGLVPQEFNFNPFETVLQIVVNQAGYYGVERREAQQRAEKYLTQLDLWNKRNERARMLSGGMKRRLMIARALMHQPKLLILDEPTAGVDIELRRSMWVFLKELNAQGTTIILTTHYLEEAEMLCRNIGIIQSGELVENTSMKGLLSKLKSETFILDLAAKSALPKLEGFQYRLLDTSTLEVEVMREQGLNSVFSQLSAQGVQVLSMRNKANRLEELFVSLVQGKTGGHA; this is encoded by the coding sequence ATGACGTATGCACTGGAACTTGAAAAGCTCACCAAGACCTATCCCGGCGGCGTGCAGGCGCTGAAAGGGATCGATCTGGCGGTAGAGGCGGGCGATTTTTATGCGTTGCTGGGGCCGAACGGCGCTGGTAAATCAACCACCATTGGCATTATCAGTTCACTGGTTAACAAAAGCGGTGGCCGGGTTCGCGTCTTTGGCTATGACCTGGAAAAAGATGTGGTCAACGCCAAGCGTCAGCTGGGGCTGGTGCCGCAGGAATTTAACTTTAACCCGTTTGAAACCGTATTACAGATTGTGGTTAACCAGGCGGGCTACTACGGCGTAGAACGTCGCGAAGCGCAGCAGCGAGCAGAGAAATATCTGACCCAGCTCGATCTGTGGAATAAACGCAACGAGCGGGCGCGTATGCTTTCCGGCGGGATGAAGCGCCGCCTGATGATCGCGCGCGCGCTGATGCATCAGCCCAAGCTGCTAATTCTTGATGAGCCGACCGCAGGCGTCGATATCGAGCTGCGCCGTTCAATGTGGGTATTCCTGAAAGAGCTGAACGCTCAGGGCACAACTATTATTCTTACCACCCACTATCTGGAAGAAGCCGAAATGCTGTGTCGTAATATCGGCATCATTCAAAGCGGCGAGCTGGTTGAGAACACCTCAATGAAAGGGCTGCTTTCCAAGCTTAAATCGGAAACTTTTATCCTCGATTTGGCGGCGAAAAGCGCGTTGCCGAAGCTGGAAGGCTTCCAGTACCGGCTGCTGGATACCTCGACGCTGGAAGTTGAGGTGATGCGCGAGCAGGGCCTGAACAGCGTGTTCAGCCAGCTTAGCGCGCAGGGCGTGCAGGTGCTCAGTATGCGTAACAAGGCGAACCGCCTGGAAGAGCTGTTTGTCAGTCTGGTGCAGGGAAAAACGGGAGGTCACGCATGA
- a CDS encoding YacC family pilotin-like protein: MTKSIKALLLSGLLGFSSTSFALSESEAEDLADLTAVFVYLKNDCGYQDLPDAQIRKALVFFAQQNRWDLTNYASYNMKVLGEESYRDLSGIAVSNDKKCKALARDSLSLLAYVK, from the coding sequence ATGACGAAGAGCATCAAAGCCCTGCTGCTGTCGGGGCTTCTTGGCTTCTCATCCACCAGCTTTGCGCTTAGCGAGTCAGAAGCGGAAGATCTGGCCGATCTGACCGCGGTATTTGTCTATCTAAAAAATGACTGCGGCTACCAGGATCTGCCTGATGCCCAAATCCGCAAGGCACTGGTTTTCTTTGCCCAGCAGAACCGTTGGGATCTTACCAACTATGCCAGCTACAACATGAAAGTATTGGGAGAAGAGAGCTATCGCGATCTGAGCGGGATTGCTGTCTCTAACGATAAGAAATGTAAGGCACTGGCGCGCGATTCGCTCAGTTTGCTGGCTTACGTTAAGTAA
- the hpt gene encoding hypoxanthine phosphoribosyltransferase: MKHTVEVMISEAEIRNRIAELGQQITEHYRDSGSDMVLVGLLRGSFMFMADLCRTIDVPHEVDFMTASSYGSGMSSSRDVKILKDLDEDIRGKDVLIVEDIIDSGNTLSKVREILSLREPKSLAICTLLDKPSRREVAVNVEYIGFSIPDEFVVGYGIDYAQRYRHLPYIGKVVMLEE, encoded by the coding sequence ATGAAACACACCGTTGAAGTTATGATCTCCGAAGCGGAGATTCGCAATCGTATCGCCGAGCTGGGTCAACAGATCACCGAGCACTACCGCGACAGCGGCAGCGACATGGTGCTGGTAGGCCTGCTACGCGGCTCTTTTATGTTTATGGCTGACCTGTGCCGTACCATTGATGTCCCACACGAAGTCGATTTTATGACCGCATCCAGCTACGGCAGCGGCATGTCCAGCAGTCGTGATGTGAAAATCCTGAAAGATTTGGATGAGGATATTCGCGGGAAAGATGTGCTGATTGTGGAAGATATTATCGACTCCGGTAATACGCTGAGCAAAGTGCGGGAAATTCTCAGCCTGCGCGAACCTAAATCGCTGGCGATTTGTACCCTGCTGGATAAGCCTTCACGCCGTGAAGTCGCGGTAAACGTGGAATATATCGGCTTCTCTATTCCTGATGAATTCGTTGTCGGCTACGGCATTGACTATGCACAGCGCTATCGTCATCTGCCTTACATCGGCAAAGTGGTGATGCTGGAGGAGTAA
- the speE gene encoding polyamine aminopropyltransferase has protein sequence MAQNEIWYETLHAGFGQYFTVDNILYREKTEHQDLIIFENAAFGRVMALDGVVQTTERDEFIYHEMLTHVPLLAHGNAKKVLIIGGGDGGMLREVSRHTGLEQITMVEIDAGVVEFCRQYLPNHSAGAYDDPRFRLVIDDGVNFVTQTHEKFDVIISDCTDPVGPGESLFTSEFYQGCKRCLNENGIFVAQNGVSFLQQDEAVTSHRKLGHYFSDVSFYQAAIPTYYGGIMTFAWASDNPALRQLDTATLQARFASAGLNCRYYNPAIHTGSFALPQYLLNALSAPTGHL, from the coding sequence ATGGCCCAAAATGAAATTTGGTATGAAACGCTTCATGCCGGCTTTGGTCAGTATTTCACGGTAGACAACATTCTTTATCGTGAGAAGACCGAGCACCAGGATCTGATTATTTTCGAAAATGCGGCCTTCGGTCGCGTCATGGCGCTGGATGGCGTGGTGCAAACCACCGAGCGCGATGAATTCATCTATCACGAAATGTTAACCCACGTTCCGCTGTTGGCCCATGGCAACGCCAAAAAGGTGTTGATTATCGGCGGCGGCGACGGCGGTATGCTGCGTGAAGTCAGTCGTCATACCGGGCTGGAACAGATTACGATGGTGGAAATCGATGCGGGCGTGGTCGAGTTTTGCCGTCAGTATCTGCCCAACCACAGCGCCGGTGCTTATGACGATCCGCGCTTCCGTCTGGTGATCGACGATGGGGTAAACTTCGTTACGCAAACCCACGAAAAGTTTGATGTGATTATCTCGGACTGCACCGATCCGGTTGGCCCGGGTGAAAGCCTGTTTACCTCTGAATTTTATCAGGGCTGTAAACGCTGTCTTAATGAAAATGGCATCTTTGTCGCGCAGAATGGCGTTAGCTTCCTGCAGCAGGACGAAGCGGTCACCAGCCATCGCAAACTGGGCCACTACTTCAGCGATGTCAGCTTTTATCAGGCGGCGATCCCGACTTACTACGGCGGCATCATGACCTTTGCCTGGGCAAGCGATAACCCGGCGCTGCGTCAGCTTGATACCGCTACGCTGCAGGCGCGCTTTGCCTCAGCAGGACTGAACTGCCGTTACTATAATCCGGCAATCCATACGGGCAGCTTTGCTCTGCCGCAATATCTGTTGAATGCGCTGTCGGCGCCGACCGGGCATTTATAA
- a CDS encoding D-threonate 4-phosphate dehydrogenase: MGDPAGIGPEIIVKALAEGELNGAPVVVVGCLETLRRVMAQGNLPQTELKEITSVAQAQYTPGTINVLDEPLADPLALVPGKVQAQAGDLAYRCVKRATELAMAGEVHAIATAPLNKEALHSAGHLYPGHTELLAQLTESKDYAMVLYTDRLKVIHVTTHIALRKFLDTLNQPRVETVIGMADTFLRRVGYTQPRIAVAGVNPHAGENGLFGDEEINIVGPAIKAMQEKGIDARGPCPPDTVYLQCYEGQYDMVVAMYHDQGHIPLKLLGFYDGVNITAGLPFIRTSADHGTAFDIAWTGKAKSESMAVSIQLAMQLA, translated from the coding sequence ATGGGCGATCCGGCCGGTATCGGCCCCGAGATTATTGTCAAAGCGCTTGCTGAAGGGGAGTTAAATGGCGCGCCAGTCGTGGTGGTGGGCTGCCTGGAAACGTTAAGGCGCGTAATGGCGCAGGGCAACCTCCCGCAAACCGAGCTGAAAGAGATTACCTCCGTGGCGCAGGCGCAGTATACGCCCGGCACCATTAACGTGCTGGATGAACCGTTGGCCGATCCGCTGGCGCTGGTGCCGGGTAAGGTGCAGGCCCAGGCGGGCGATTTAGCTTATCGCTGCGTGAAGCGCGCCACGGAACTGGCGATGGCGGGCGAAGTACACGCCATCGCCACCGCACCGCTCAATAAAGAGGCGCTGCATTCTGCCGGTCACCTGTACCCGGGTCATACCGAACTGCTGGCGCAATTAACCGAGAGTAAAGATTACGCGATGGTGCTCTATACCGACCGGTTAAAAGTGATTCATGTCACCACGCATATCGCGCTGCGTAAATTTCTCGATACCCTGAACCAGCCGCGCGTAGAGACGGTCATCGGCATGGCGGATACCTTTTTGCGCCGCGTCGGCTATACGCAGCCGCGCATTGCGGTCGCCGGGGTGAATCCGCACGCTGGAGAAAACGGCCTGTTCGGCGATGAAGAGATTAATATTGTCGGCCCGGCGATTAAGGCGATGCAGGAAAAAGGCATCGACGCCCGCGGCCCTTGCCCGCCGGATACGGTTTATCTGCAGTGTTATGAAGGGCAATATGACATGGTGGTGGCGATGTATCACGATCAGGGCCATATTCCGCTTAAGCTGCTGGGTTTCTATGACGGCGTCAATATTACCGCCGGCCTGCCGTTTATTCGCACCTCGGCGGACCATGGCACCGCATTTGATATTGCCTGGACAGGTAAAGCGAAGTCTGAGAGCATGGCCGTCTCGATTCAACTTGCGATGCAACTTGCATAG
- the cueO gene encoding multicopper oxidase CueO: MQRRDFLKLTAALSAAGLLPFWSGRALAAGRPALPIPDLLTPDIHGAVRLIAQTGTSHWNGKAVNTWGYNGALLGPAIEMTRGKTLKVLMENRLPQATTVHWHGLEVPGEVDGGPQAAIAPGSQRTVSITPDQPAATCWFHPHQHGTTGYQVAQGLAGLVVLRDEESEKLLLPKQWGVDDIPIVLQDKQLTAEGTGIDYQLDVMRAAVGWFGNLMLTNGVPYPQQAVPRGWLRLRLLNGCNARTLNLAASDKRTLYVIASDGGLLAEPVQVETLMLLPGERFEVLVDASNGKAFDLVTLPVKQMGMTLAPFDAPLPVLHILPLRVMASGSLPDKLATLPPLPASDNLPGRWLQLMMDPQLDRLGMQTLQQKYGKQAMAGHEMKGHAAAPQSNAAGHHHQAMAHQQASNGHDHAMADMSHQSASGYDFHNGNKINGLAFDMNKPMFAVKQGQLEKWTISGEGDAMLHPFHIHGTQFRILSENGKPPAPHRQGWKDTVHVEGWRSEVLVRFNHQASAQHAYMAHCHLLEHEDTGMMLGFTVE, from the coding sequence ATGCAACGCCGCGACTTTCTTAAACTTACCGCAGCGCTGAGCGCCGCGGGTCTGCTCCCCTTCTGGTCAGGCCGTGCGCTGGCCGCTGGCCGCCCGGCGCTGCCGATTCCCGATCTGCTGACGCCCGATATTCATGGCGCGGTGCGTCTGATTGCTCAGACCGGCACCAGCCACTGGAACGGCAAAGCAGTGAATACCTGGGGCTATAACGGCGCGTTGCTGGGGCCGGCGATTGAGATGACGCGCGGCAAAACGCTAAAAGTGCTGATGGAAAACCGTCTGCCGCAGGCGACAACGGTGCACTGGCACGGGCTGGAGGTGCCAGGGGAAGTAGACGGTGGGCCGCAGGCCGCCATCGCGCCCGGCAGCCAGCGTACGGTTTCTATTACGCCCGATCAGCCAGCGGCAACCTGCTGGTTTCATCCGCACCAGCACGGTACCACCGGTTATCAGGTGGCGCAGGGTCTGGCCGGGCTGGTGGTGCTGCGTGATGAGGAATCTGAAAAATTACTGCTGCCGAAGCAGTGGGGCGTGGATGATATTCCGATTGTCTTGCAGGATAAACAGCTCACGGCAGAGGGCACCGGGATCGATTATCAACTGGATGTGATGCGTGCCGCAGTCGGCTGGTTTGGCAATCTGATGCTGACCAACGGCGTGCCTTATCCGCAGCAGGCGGTGCCGCGCGGTTGGCTACGTTTACGGCTGCTAAACGGCTGCAATGCGCGCACGCTGAATCTGGCGGCCAGCGATAAGCGCACGTTGTATGTTATCGCCAGCGATGGCGGCCTGCTGGCGGAGCCGGTACAGGTAGAGACGCTAATGCTGTTGCCGGGCGAGCGTTTTGAAGTATTAGTCGATGCCAGCAACGGCAAAGCGTTTGATTTGGTGACCTTGCCAGTTAAACAGATGGGCATGACGCTGGCGCCGTTTGATGCGCCGCTGCCGGTATTACATATTTTGCCGCTGCGGGTGATGGCCAGCGGCTCGCTGCCGGACAAACTTGCCACCCTGCCGCCGCTGCCCGCCAGCGATAATCTGCCGGGACGCTGGCTTCAGCTGATGATGGATCCCCAGCTTGATCGGCTGGGCATGCAGACGCTGCAACAGAAGTATGGCAAGCAGGCGATGGCCGGACATGAGATGAAAGGACACGCAGCGGCGCCACAATCCAATGCCGCCGGTCACCATCATCAGGCGATGGCGCATCAGCAGGCGTCAAACGGTCACGATCATGCAATGGCGGATATGTCGCATCAGAGCGCTTCCGGCTATGATTTCCACAACGGAAATAAAATCAACGGCCTTGCTTTTGATATGAATAAACCGATGTTTGCCGTGAAGCAGGGTCAGCTGGAAAAATGGACCATTTCCGGTGAGGGCGATGCGATGCTGCATCCTTTCCATATTCACGGCACGCAGTTTCGCATTCTTTCAGAAAACGGCAAGCCGCCTGCGCCGCATCGTCAGGGATGGAAAGATACGGTGCATGTGGAAGGCTGGCGTAGCGAAGTGCTGGTGCGCTTTAACCATCAGGCCAGCGCCCAGCATGCCTATATGGCGCACTGCCATTTGCTGGAGCATGAAGATACCGGCATGATGCTGGGCTTTACCGTTGAGTAA
- a CDS encoding cystathionine gamma-synthase family protein — translation MCAAQTKKNHIGNRPLQPETQMLNYGYDPALSEGAVKPPVFLTSTFVFKSAEDGRNFFDYVSGRREPPAGLSGGLVYSRFNHPNSEIVEDRLAVYERAESSVLFSSGMSAISTTLLAFVRPGDVILHSQPLYGGTETLLSKTFNQLGVAAVGFSDGLDEEKVQEAADQAIATGRVAVILIETPANPTNSLVDIALIRRVADKIEQQQGSRPIIACDNTLLGPLFQRPLEHGADISLYSLTKYVGGHSDLIAGAAMGSKVLMNQVRALRSAIGTQLDPHSSWMLGRSLETLSLRMEKANSNAAAVAHFLRAHQKVEKLHYLSFLDSDSPAGKTFQAQSSGAGSTFSFDIRGGQQAAFRFLNALQLFKLAVSLGGTESLASHPGSTTHSGVPAEVRQRIGIGEATIRLSIGIENSDDLIEDLRLALEQA, via the coding sequence ATGTGTGCAGCCCAGACGAAAAAAAACCATATCGGCAACCGTCCGCTACAGCCGGAAACCCAGATGCTGAATTACGGTTACGATCCGGCGTTATCTGAAGGCGCGGTGAAACCACCGGTATTTTTGACCTCGACATTTGTTTTCAAAAGCGCTGAAGACGGCCGTAACTTTTTCGATTATGTTTCAGGCCGACGTGAGCCGCCGGCGGGCTTATCGGGCGGGCTGGTCTATTCGCGCTTTAATCATCCTAACAGCGAGATTGTCGAGGACCGGCTGGCAGTCTATGAGCGGGCGGAAAGCAGCGTACTGTTCTCTTCAGGCATGTCGGCTATTTCCACTACCCTGCTGGCGTTTGTTCGGCCTGGCGACGTTATCCTGCACTCACAGCCGTTATACGGCGGCACGGAAACCTTACTTAGCAAAACCTTTAATCAGCTTGGCGTAGCGGCCGTGGGCTTTAGCGATGGTCTGGATGAGGAGAAAGTGCAGGAAGCCGCCGACCAGGCGATCGCAACTGGCCGCGTCGCGGTCATTCTTATTGAAACGCCCGCCAACCCTACCAACAGCTTGGTGGATATTGCGTTGATTCGCCGCGTGGCGGATAAGATTGAGCAGCAACAGGGCTCTCGTCCGATTATCGCCTGCGACAATACGCTGCTCGGCCCGCTGTTCCAGCGCCCGCTGGAACACGGCGCGGATATTTCGCTCTATTCGCTGACGAAATATGTCGGTGGTCATTCCGATCTGATCGCCGGCGCGGCGATGGGCAGTAAAGTGCTGATGAATCAAGTCCGCGCTCTGCGCAGCGCCATCGGCACCCAGCTGGATCCGCATTCCAGCTGGATGTTGGGCCGTTCGCTGGAGACGCTATCGCTGCGGATGGAAAAAGCCAACAGCAATGCCGCAGCGGTAGCTCATTTTTTACGCGCTCATCAGAAAGTAGAAAAGCTGCACTATCTCTCGTTTCTGGATAGCGATTCCCCGGCGGGTAAAACCTTTCAGGCACAGAGCAGCGGCGCCGGTTCCACCTTTTCTTTTGATATACGCGGCGGCCAGCAAGCTGCCTTTCGTTTCCTGAACGCGCTACAGCTGTTTAAGCTGGCGGTAAGCCTGGGCGGCACCGAATCGCTCGCCAGCCATCCGGGCAGCACCACCCATTCCGGGGTGCCTGCTGAAGTACGTCAGCGTATCGGCATTGGCGAAGCGACCATTCGCTTGTCGATCGGCATCGAGAACAGCGACGATTTGATTGAGGATTTACGGCTGGCGCTAGAGCAGGCGTAA